The following proteins are co-located in the Manihot esculenta cultivar AM560-2 chromosome 7, M.esculenta_v8, whole genome shotgun sequence genome:
- the LOC110619313 gene encoding disease resistance protein At4g27190: MVLEIFTEFIKEPIMEFVVVPIKRHISYPFTYKSKVEKLHHEAGILKNRKVKLQQAVEEATRKGEEIYESVNKWLIDAGKAIEEAEECIQGEEQAKKRCFVGLCPDLKTRYQLSKKAEKKALAILELANEGDLDSISFRPPLQQIVAPSVYAREGLNSRELFLEKVMDALLDPDLNMIGVYGLGGVGKTTLAKQVHRKAIEERLFDVVAMVAVNQTPELRRIQSEIADILGLKFDVEEIPGRANRLYERLKKEKKVLIILDDIWKKLDLNAVGIPFGDSFKGCKILLSSRRQDVLSREMGTQKEFKLDVLQDEEARSLFEITVAGAKDSGLPPIAAEIAKKCAGLPLLLHTVATDLRNRELYAWNDKLKQLSEFDNEEIYSKVHAILESSYNNLCSNEVKSFFLLCGLLGQSNIEIQSLLKYIMGLSLFKNITVEEARNKLHYLIDTLKAQSLLQDGDMYGFVKIHDVVRDTALSIASREQHAFIVTSGKELMKFPNKDCTRISVSYCDIENLPEGWECPKAEALFLFTEVFCLGIPHQFFKGIRNLEVVDFTGIHFVSLPSSLAFLSNLHTLCLHRCQLDDLAIIGDLKQLRVLSFANSYIVELPRQIEQLARLKVLDVSNCSKLKMIPANALSKLSELEELYMSNSFVEWEADGNNASLAELEKLSQLTISEMQIPDDKILPKHLFSNGRLQSFRILIGDNWDWDDNYKTSRTLKLKLKASIHSGYGIKVLLRETEDLCLDEVREVRTCCMILTGTAFRN; the protein is encoded by the exons atggTTCTCGAGATCTTCACTGAGTTCATTAAAGAACCCATCATGGAATTTGTTGTTGTCCCAATCAAACGACATATCAGCTACCCTTTCACCTACAAGAGCAAGGTTGAGAAACTCCATCATGAGGCTGGGATATTGAAGAACAGAAAAGTCAAGTTGCAGCAGGCTGTTGAGGAGGCTACAAGGAAAGGGGAAGAGATCTATGAAAGTGTTAACAAGTGGCTGATCGATGCAGGCAAAGCTATTGAAGAAGCTGAGGAATGCATCCAAGGCGAAGAACAAGCGAAAAAGAGGTGTTTCGTTGGATTATGTCCTGATTTGAAGACACGCTACCAGCTTAGCAAGAAAGCAGAGAAGAAAGCTCTGGCAATTCTTGAGCTGGCGAATGAAGGCGACCTTGATTCAATTTCCTTCCGCCCCCCTCTACAGCAGATAGTTGCCCCGTCAGTATATGCTCGTGAGGGCTTGAATTCAAGAGAGTTGTTCTTGGAGAAAGTTATGGATGCACTATTAGATCCAGATCTTAATATGATCGGGGTGTATGGACTTGGAGGTGTGGGTAAGACCACCCTAGCAAAACAGGTCCATAGAAAAGCTATAGAAGAGAGGTTGTTCGACGTCGTGGCTATGGTTGCTGTAAATCAAACACCAGAACTCCGAAGAATTCAATCGGAGATCGCTGATATCCTGGGCTTGAAATTTGATGTGGAGGAAATACCTGGAAGAGCTAATCGGCTATATGAGAGGTTGAAGAAAGAG aagaaggtaCTTATAATTCTTGATGATATTTGGAAAAAACTTGATTTAAATGCAGTAGGAATTCCCTTTGGAGATAGTTTCAAAGGATGCAAAATACTTCTCAGCTCAAGGAGACAAGATGTGTTATCTCGCGAGATGGGCACACAGAAAGAATTCAAGCTCGACGTTCTACAGGACGAAGAGGCCCGGAGTTTGTTTGAAATAACTGTAGCAGGTGCTAAAGATTCAGGATTGCCCCCTATCGCCGCAGAAATTGCTAAAAAATGTGCAGGATTGCCTCTTCTACTGCACACAGTGGCGACAGACTTGAGAAATAGAGAGTTATACGCGTGGAATGATAAGCTAAAACAGCTATCTGAGTTTGACAACGAAGAAATATATTCGAAAGTGCACGCGATTCTGGAGTCAAGCTACAATAATTTGTGTAGCAATGAAGTCAAGTCGTTTTTCTTGCTTTGTGGTCTGTTAGGACAATCTAATATTGAAATCCAGTCCTTGCTGAAATACATTATGGGTCTTAGTTTATTCAAGAACATTACTGTGGAAGAAGCAAGAAACAAACTACATTATCTGATTGATACCCTTAAAGCGCAGAGTTTATTGCAAGATGGCGACATGTATGGATTCGTAAAAATCCATGATGTTGTTCGAGATACTGCTCTCTCGATTGCATCTAGAGAGCAACATGCGTTTATAGTTACAAGTGGCAAGGAGTTGATGAAATTCCCAAATAAGGATTGCACCAGAATTTCTGTGTCATATTGTGATATTGAAAATCTCCCCGAAGGATGGGAGTGCCCAAAAGCAGAGGCACTATTTCTTTTCACAGAAGTTTTTTGTTTGGGAATCCCACATCAGTTTTTCAAGGGCATTAGAAACCTGGAAGTAGTGGATTTTACTGGGATCCATTTTGTGTCCCTCCCTTCATCGCTTGCTTTCCTATCCAACCTTCATACCCTTTGCTTGCATCGATGCCAACTGGACGACTTAGCTATCATTGGAGACTTGAAGCAACTGCGAGTTCTTAGTTTTGCAAACTCCTACATTGTTGAGTTGCCCAGACAAATAGAGCAACTGGCTCGACTAAAAGTCTTAGATGTGAGCAATTGTTCCAAACTCAAAATGATTCCAGCAAATGCCTTATCAAAGCTGTCGGAGCTTGAAGAATTGTACATGAGTAACAGCTTTGTTGAGTGGGAGGCCGATGGGAACAATGCAAGCCTTGCTGAGTTGGAAAAGTTGTCTCAGTTGACTATCTCGGAAATGCAAATACCGGATGACAAGATATTACCAAAACACTTATTCTCCAATGGCCGCTTGCAGAGCTTCAGAATACTGATTGGGGATAACTGGGACTGGGATGACAACTATAAAACCTCCAGAACGCTGAAACTTAAGCTCAAGGCAAGCATTCATTCAGGATACGGAATTAAAGTGCTATTGAGGGAGACTGAAGATTTATGCTTAGATGAAGTGAGGGAGGTGAGAACTTGTTGCATGATATTGACGGGGACGGCTTTCCGAAATTGA
- the LOC122724037 gene encoding protein SNOWY COTYLEDON 3-like isoform X2, producing the protein MSISSKTSQSKRFGVDGTVTSPRTVASSTIMGATRPASPTKLWTPTASSPSRGISSPSRVRPMSSYPGSTPSILSFSVDLRRGKMGEDRIVDAHMLRLLYNRYLQWRFVNAKADASFMLHRLNAEHCMTFVCWQTVENKYDGHN; encoded by the exons ATGAGCATTTCATCAAAAACCAGTCAATCAAAAAGATTTGGTGTTGATGGTACAGTGACATCTCCCAGAACTGTTGCTTCTTCAACTATTATGGGAGCCACGAGGCCTGCCTCGCCTACTAAGCTTTGGACACCTACGGCTTCGTCTCCATCACGAGGGATTTCTAGTCCTTCAAGGGTGAGACCCATGAGTAGTTATCCTGGTAGTACACCTTCAATTCTTAGTTTCTCAGTTGATTTAAGGAGAGGGAAGATGGGGGAGGATCGAATTGTTGATGCACATATGTTGAGGCTTCTGTACAACCGTTACTTGCAATGGCGGTTTGTAAATGCAAAGGCAGATGCTTCCTTCATGTTGCATAGACTAAATGCAGAG CACTGTATGACTTTTGTTTGTTGGCAAACTGTAGAGAATAAATATGATGGACACAACTGA
- the LOC122724037 gene encoding protein SNOWY COTYLEDON 3-like isoform X1, giving the protein MSISSKTSQSKRFGVDGTVTSPRTVASSTIMGATRPASPTKLWTPTASSPSRGISSPSRVRPMSSYPGSTPSILSFSVDLRRGKMGEDRIVDAHMLRLLYNRYLQWRFVNAKADASFMLHRLNAEQFGTEEYCVSRCSTWVAVSRG; this is encoded by the exons ATGAGCATTTCATCAAAAACCAGTCAATCAAAAAGATTTGGTGTTGATGGTACAGTGACATCTCCCAGAACTGTTGCTTCTTCAACTATTATGGGAGCCACGAGGCCTGCCTCGCCTACTAAGCTTTGGACACCTACGGCTTCGTCTCCATCACGAGGGATTTCTAGTCCTTCAAGGGTGAGACCCATGAGTAGTTATCCTGGTAGTACACCTTCAATTCTTAGTTTCTCAGTTGATTTAAGGAGAGGGAAGATGGGGGAGGATCGAATTGTTGATGCACATATGTTGAGGCTTCTGTACAACCGTTACTTGCAATGGCGGTTTGTAAATGCAAAGGCAGATGCTTCCTTCATGTTGCATAGACTAAATGCAGAG CAATTTGGGACAGAAGAGTATTGCGTTTCAAGATGCAGTACCTGGGTCGCGGTTTCCAGGGGGTGA
- the LOC110619315 gene encoding protein SNOWY COTYLEDON 3-like, with the protein MVAAISQAAAASTDKTPNHARLPLLPSEKDQKNNGGHVPARKPRGKQVPSRYLSPSPSSSTTTTTTTSSSSSASSFSKRFPSPLLSRSTNSGPAHTPSSFSSFSGPKRSQSVDRRRLVAPRPTTPNPKSKQGNATEISAATRMLITSTRSLSVSFQGEAFSLPISKAKAVTSPNLGRKATPERRKATPVRDQEENSRPLDQHRWPWRSR; encoded by the coding sequence ATGGTGGCTGCCATTTCTCAAGCAGCTGCTGCTTCCACTGATAAAACCCCTAATCATGCGAGACTCCCGCTCTTACCTTCTGAGAAAGACCAGAAAAACAATGGTGGTCATGTTCCTGCAAGAAAACCCAGAGGAAAACAGGTCCCTTCTAGATatctttctccttctccttcctcttctaccACCACAACTACTACTACAAGTTCTTCTTCCTCTGCCTCATCATTTTCTAAGAGATTCCCTTCTCCCTTGCTTTCTCGCTCCACAAATTCTGGCCCAGCACATACTCCttcctccttttcttctttttctggtCCCAAAAGATCCCAGTCTGTAGATAGAAGGCGGTTGGTGGCTCCGAGGCCAACAACGCCGAACCCGAAGTCTAAACAAGGCAATGCCACTGAAATATCAGCTGCAACAAGGATGTTGATCACTTCTACCAGGAGTTTATCAGTGTCTTTCCAAGGGGAAGCGTTTTCACTCCCGATTAGCAAGGCTAAGGCTGTGACTTCGCCAAATTTGGGTAGAAAGGCCACTCCAGAAAGGAGGAAAGCGACTCCTGTGAGAGATCAAGAGGAGAATTCGAGGCCTCTGGATCAGCATAGGTGGCCGTGGAGGAGTAGATAA